From Acidimicrobiia bacterium, the proteins below share one genomic window:
- a CDS encoding FHA domain-containing protein, with translation MSDTIVNVSKVAFVALLYLFLFYVARAVRGHVASDSPRGRRPEAAEPLPLPVLVVTAPGTEPRTIDVRKPLVVGRSAQADVTIEDAFASDQHARFDTAGGRLYVQDLGSTNGTTLNGERVTERRVLARGDTIRIGATIMEVR, from the coding sequence ATGAGCGACACGATCGTCAACGTGTCCAAGGTGGCGTTCGTCGCGTTGCTCTATCTGTTTCTTTTCTATGTGGCGCGGGCGGTGCGGGGGCACGTCGCAAGCGACAGCCCCCGGGGGCGCCGGCCCGAGGCGGCCGAACCGCTGCCGCTGCCGGTGCTGGTGGTGACCGCTCCTGGTACCGAGCCGCGTACGATCGATGTCCGCAAGCCCCTGGTGGTCGGCCGGAGCGCCCAGGCCGACGTCACTATCGAGGACGCATTTGCGTCGGACCAACATGCCCGCTTCGACACCGCCGGGGGGCGCCTGTACGTCCAGGATCTCGGCTCCACCAACGGCACCACACTCAACGGCGAGCGAGTGACCGAACGGAGGGTCCTCGCGAGAGGAGACAC
- a CDS encoding DUF3662 and FHA domain-containing protein — protein sequence MGLARGLERRLERMVDGLAARLFKGRVHPVELGSRLVREADLAQFDTPGGPGAPNAFRVTMGGEDEVEPEVLTAVRAELAQFVEDAAADRGWRLDGLARVDVEIDPDARPSEVGIECWVEPGPRPPWARLEPIAGGPWIPIGVNRAVVGRSSGADIHVPRDDVSRIHALIWQESGSAWLADLGSSNGSHVNGKRVLESTPIVDGDIVSFGGAEYFVRPPE from the coding sequence ATGGGACTGGCACGCGGCCTTGAGCGCCGGTTGGAGCGGATGGTCGACGGCCTTGCCGCGCGGCTGTTCAAGGGTCGGGTTCACCCCGTCGAGTTGGGAAGCAGGCTCGTTCGCGAGGCCGATCTCGCCCAGTTCGATACACCGGGCGGTCCTGGAGCACCCAATGCCTTCCGAGTGACGATGGGCGGCGAGGACGAGGTCGAACCAGAGGTGTTGACTGCGGTGCGGGCCGAACTCGCCCAATTCGTCGAAGACGCCGCCGCCGACCGCGGATGGCGCCTCGACGGACTCGCCCGGGTCGATGTCGAGATCGACCCTGACGCCCGACCATCCGAGGTCGGCATCGAATGCTGGGTCGAGCCGGGACCGAGGCCTCCATGGGCACGGCTCGAGCCGATTGCCGGTGGGCCCTGGATTCCCATCGGCGTGAACCGGGCGGTGGTCGGCAGGTCGTCCGGTGCCGATATCCATGTCCCCCGCGACGACGTGTCCCGAATCCATGCCCTCATCTGGCAGGAGTCGGGCTCGGCGTGGTTGGCCGACCTCGGCTCGTCGAACGGCAGCCATGTGAATGGCAAACGGGTGCTCGAATCCACTCCGATCGTCGACGGTGACATCGTGTCGTTCGGCGGCGCCGAGTACTTCGTCAGGCCGCCTGAATGA